In Deltaproteobacteria bacterium, the sequence GAGGAGCACAAGACCCTCGAGGAGCTCATCCGCACCACCGAGGGCGCGCTGTTCAACCAGGCCGCGCAGGTGTGGAACCACACCTTCTTCTGGAACAGCATGAAGCCCCAGGGCGGCGGTGCCCCCAAGGGCAACATCGCCGCGGCAATCGATCGCGACTTCGGCGGCTACGACAAGTTCCGCGCCGAGTTCGCCGCCGCCGCCACCGGCCGCTTCGGCTCCGGCTGGGCGTGGCTGGTGCAGGACGGCGGCAAGCTGTCGATCACCACCACCGCCAACGCCGACACACCGCTGCGCGACGGCAAGCGCTGCATCCTCACGCTCGACGTGTGGGAGCACGCCTACTACATCGACTACCGCAATGCCCGTCCCGGGTTCATCAACGCGTTCCTCGATCACCTGGTGAACTGGGACTTCGCGAACGAGAACCTGGCCTAGCCAGCGGCCCGCGAACAGCCCCCGCCGTCGGGGGCCCGCGCGTCAGTCCTCGAAGACGATGGTCTCCTCGGCGAGCGCGAGCGCGCCGGGCCGATCGCCGAACCACAGCGACAACGGCACCAGCCGCAGCACCCGCACCAGCGGCACCGGCAGCGCCCACCCGAGCGCGACCTGCCCCAACCCGCGAGCACTGGGCGAGGCGCCGAGCGGGTTGGGCAGATCGAAGCCGAGGATCGCCTTGAGGTTGGCGAGCAGGCTCGGCGGGTCGGGCACCAGGGTGATCTCGCCTTCATCGGTGCGCAGCCCCGCAATCGCGCGCGCGCGCTGGATCGCCTCGCGCAGGCCACCGTAGTCGTCGACCAGGCCGAGCTCCATCGCGCGCACGCCCGACCACAGCCGCCCGCGCGCCACCGCGTCGACCTGCTCGGGGGTCATGCTGCGCGCACGTGCGACGCGGGCCGTGAACTCGCGATAGCCGTCCTCGATGCTGCGCTGCGCAGCCTCGCGTTCGTCCTCGCTGTACGGCTTCCACCACGAGCGCAGGCCAGCGTGGTCACCGAAGTCGAACTGATCGATGCCGATGCCGATCTTCTCGGCGAAGCCCGAGAGGTCGAACTTGGGATAGAAGATGCCGATGCTGCCCGTCACCGTGGTGGCATCGGCATAAATGTACTGGCCGCCGGTGGCGATATAGTAGCCGCCGCTGGCGCAGGCGTTGCCCATCGAGATCACGACCGGCTTGCGCTTGCGGGTGAGGTCGAGCTCGCGGGCGATGTCGTCGGCCGCGCGCACGGAGCCGCCGCCGCTGTCGATGCGAACCACCACCGCGCGCACGGAGTCGTCCTTTCGCAGACGCTCGACCTGCTTGGCCAGCGTCGTGCCGCCCGCGATGCGGCGGCCGAGCAGGGGCACCGTGAAGCTCTCGCCGTCGAGCAGGTCGCCCTCGATGGTGAGCACGGCGACCCGCGGCGGCGGCCCGAACATCGCTGCATGCTCCTTGCGACGATCGGGCGGCTCGATGCGAATGCGACGGCCCAGCAGACGCTCGAGCCGAGCGTCCAGCTCGTCGGGGAACGACAGCTCGTCGATGATGCCCTCGCGCAGGGCCGTCGGCGGATCGATGGGGGCGTCGTCGATCCACGCCTTGATGACGCGCGCATCCTGGCCACGATCCCTCGCCACCGTGCGCAGCACATGGTTCCACACGTCGCTGACGAGCTGCTGGCGCTGACGCGCGACCGGCTCGCTGGCAGCCGGGCGCTCCCAGCTCTCGGGCGTGCCCTTGTACTCGGCCACGCGCACGAACTCGGCCTGCACGCCGAGCTTGGCCAGCAGGTCGGCGTAGTGGAACGCCTGGATGCGCATGCCCAGCAGCTCGAGGCCGGCGTTGGGGTGCGCGACCACGTGGTCGGCACCGGCGGCGAGGAAGTAGCCACGCAGGCCACCGCCGTGCATGTAGACCACGACCTTGCCGCCGCGCTCGCGCACGCGCAGCAGCGCCTCGCGGATCTCCTCGAGCTGGGCCCATCCGAGGTGCATGCCGTCGGTGTGGACCAGCGCAACCCCGCGGCGGTCGGCGAGATCGTCGAGCTCGCCGATCAACCGCCACATGCCGCGGTCGCCGGCGTAGCGATCGAGCTCGAACTTGGTGACGACGCGGGGCCGCGCCCCGACGACGCTGCGGTAGCGCTCCTGCGAGGCCCGCAGGCGCAGCACGCCGCCGTCGGCCGCGAACGACGACGTGCCGCCGGCTGAGCTGGTCGCGCCGGCCATGAAGCCGAAGTGACCGAAGTCGATGCCGAAGCCGGCGTTGATGCGCACGGCGTCGCGGGGAGCGTCGCTCTGTTCGCCGTTGGAGCTCGCCGGCCAATACTGGAAGCGCTCGGCCTCGGCGAACAGCCGCACGCCGCGGAGGTTGAGCAGCACGCGCCCACGCGGATCGACGTAGTGGGTCCTCCAGCGCACGTCCCCCGGGACCCGCGGCGCATAGCGCAGGCCGACCGCGAGCTCGAGCGCGTTGGTGCCGAGCGGACGCAGCGCGAGCTCGGGGTCGAGCACGTACGACTGCGATACCGGTGGCTCGGGCCCGGTGCGCGGGATGTTGATGCTGCGCGCGACGAAGCCGAAGGCGAGGAATCGCGTCGGCCACCACGCCAGCGCCAGATCGACCGAGTTGGTCCCTGCGGCGTGGAAGTTCTGTGCCGACGCCAGCCGCGAGTACGAGATGCCGAGCGACAACCGTCGCAGCGCGCGCGGGGTGCTGGCGCGTCGAGACAGCCAGCGCTCGAGCGGGAACGCGGCCGCGAGTGTGATCTTGCTGTAGGGGTCGTCGGGGTTCTGCGGCTGCGCGACCCCGCTGTCGACCACGCCGGGCGTGAGCGGGTTGAGGTATTGGTAGGCGAGACCGATCGATGCGATCTGGAGCGGCAGCGGGAGGCCCAGCAACAGGCCCACGCCGTTGCCGCGGCGCAGCGCAGCGCCACGGGTCCACGAGAGATCGAGGACGCCGCCGAAACCGCGGAGGAAGCCGAGGTTGGCGGGGTTGGTGACGGTTGCGGCACCATCGGCCTCGCCCGCGACGGTCGTGTAGACGCGATCGGCGTCGCGCGCGATCGGTCGCGCCTCGCCCTCGTTGGGGCCCGCCGACGCATCACCGGGCAGCATGGCGATCGCTGCGGCGAGCGTCGCCGCCTGCGGAGCGAACGACGACCTCATCCCCGCACCCATACCACGGTCACTGCGTCACCGCCCTCGGCCGGCAGCCCAGGCCGATGGCGCGCGACGTGGGGCAACGACGGCAGGTGCTCGCGCACCGCCTTGCGCAGCGCGCCGGAGCCGTGGCCATGGCGCACGATCACGAGCTCGGTGTCGTCCTCGATCGCCCGTGCGAGCTGCGACTCGAGCAGTGCCAGGGCCTCGTCGGCCCGGACGCCGCGCAGGTCGACGACGTTGTCGACGCCCGGCTCGACCGCGCGGGCCTCGGCACCGAAGTAGCGCGCACCGTCGCTCTCGAGCGTGACCGCGGCCGGTCCCGTGCGGGTCGGGCCGGGCTTGGGTCGCCCACCGCTCGGCACCGTCAGCTCGTCACGCGCGACGGTGGTGCGACCGCTGCCGAGCTGCACGGTCACGCGATCGCCCTTGATCGCGACCACCTCGCCGTCGAGCCCGAGTCGCTCGACGCGGACGCGATCGCCGACCGCCGTGCTCACCACCTTCGGTGCCGACGGGCCGCTGGGCGCCGCGGGTCGCGAAGCGTCGAGACGCGACGCGGCGTCGCCGATCTGCCCGGCGACCCGCGCGATCGCGGCCTCGTCGGCGCCGCGACGCAGCGCCCGCCGGGCGTCGCGCAGCTCGGCCGAGAGCCCCCGCAGCTCGGCGGCCGCGGCCTGGTGGGCCTTGGCGAGCTTGGCCGAGGCGCGCTCGGACTCGTCGCGCTCGAGCGCCTCGAGCCGCAGCCGTGCGGCCGTCATCGCATCGCTCTCGCGGCGCAGCTCGAGGCTTCGGTCGCGCAGCTCCTCGCGCAGCTCGGCCAGCTCGACCAGCACCGCGTCGAGGTCGGCGCGGCCACCGTCGACGAGCGCGGCCGCGGCGTCGAGCACCGCGGTGGGCAAGCCCAGCCGGCGCGCCACCGCCAGCGCGCTCGAGTTGCCGGGGATGCCGAGATGGATGCGGAAGGTCGACGACAACGTCGCGAGCTCGAAGCCCACCGCCGCGTTGACGAAGCGCGCATCACCGTGGCTCAGCAGCTTGAGGCGCTCGTAGTGCGTGGTGACCACCGCGGTCGCACGGCGCTCGACGAGCTCGCGCACGATCGCCTCGGCCAACGCCGCGCCTTGATCCGGATCGGTGCCGACCGCGACCTCGTCGAGCAGCACCAGCGTACCTTCGCCATCGTCGCGCGCGCGCTCGCAGGCCCGGCGCACGTGGCCGATGTGGGCCGAGAACGTGCTCAGATCCCGGGCGATCGACTGGTCGTCGCCGACGTCGGTGACGATGCCGCGGA encodes:
- a CDS encoding superoxide dismutase; this translates as MSFTLPPLPFAKDALVPHMSAETFDYHYGKHHQAYLNKLNELTAGKPEEHKTLEELIRTTEGALFNQAAQVWNHTFFWNSMKPQGGGAPKGNIAAAIDRDFGGYDKFRAEFAAAATGRFGSGWAWLVQDGGKLSITTTANADTPLRDGKRCILTLDVWEHAYYIDYRNARPGFINAFLDHLVNWDFANENLA
- a CDS encoding Smr/MutS family protein → MSDVLAMADAVHLEWPALQQALAQALGSPAARARLEQERTQAAGGDESASSLFSLQGDLAACASRLVELDELESLQQRNPDLAHASLMARVEPIAAVLQRAARGLPLDVAELLAVGDALVAAVAWADALQHDPSKDREPPLPALRAALSSLQPPRPLTARLQRSIEPDGVDGEPALADGASETLARLREQVRRAKAALRTAAERLLRRPALADAFGDAYVTEREGRVVLPVRASAFSASGGPGTIGGIIHDASQSGQTLFVEPHELVDENNAVRHAQVAVRSEEQRVLAELSREVQRSADVIGDCVEALVRVDAMAARLALSRALGGITPVLLEPAADAVLELPDARHPLMLLRGREVVPNLLRVAHGTALVISGPNAGGKTVALKTIGLCVLLARVGVRLPTASPARVPLFRGIVTDVGDDQSIARDLSTFSAHIGHVRRACERARDDGEGTLVLLDEVAVGTDPDQGAALAEAIVRELVERRATAVVTTHYERLKLLSHGDARFVNAAVGFELATLSSTFRIHLGIPGNSSALAVARRLGLPTAVLDAAAALVDGGRADLDAVLVELAELREELRDRSLELRRESDAMTAARLRLEALERDESERASAKLAKAHQAAAAELRGLSAELRDARRALRRGADEAAIARVAGQIGDAASRLDASRPAAPSGPSAPKVVSTAVGDRVRVERLGLDGEVVAIKGDRVTVQLGSGRTTVARDELTVPSGGRPKPGPTRTGPAAVTLESDGARYFGAEARAVEPGVDNVVDLRGVRADEALALLESQLARAIEDDTELVIVRHGHGSGALRKAVREHLPSLPHVARHRPGLPAEGGDAVTVVWVRG
- the sppA gene encoding signal peptide peptidase SppA, producing the protein MRSSFAPQAATLAAAIAMLPGDASAGPNEGEARPIARDADRVYTTVAGEADGAATVTNPANLGFLRGFGGVLDLSWTRGAALRRGNGVGLLLGLPLPLQIASIGLAYQYLNPLTPGVVDSGVAQPQNPDDPYSKITLAAAFPLERWLSRRASTPRALRRLSLGISYSRLASAQNFHAAGTNSVDLALAWWPTRFLAFGFVARSINIPRTGPEPPVSQSYVLDPELALRPLGTNALELAVGLRYAPRVPGDVRWRTHYVDPRGRVLLNLRGVRLFAEAERFQYWPASSNGEQSDAPRDAVRINAGFGIDFGHFGFMAGATSSAGGTSSFAADGGVLRLRASQERYRSVVGARPRVVTKFELDRYAGDRGMWRLIGELDDLADRRGVALVHTDGMHLGWAQLEEIREALLRVRERGGKVVVYMHGGGLRGYFLAAGADHVVAHPNAGLELLGMRIQAFHYADLLAKLGVQAEFVRVAEYKGTPESWERPAASEPVARQRQQLVSDVWNHVLRTVARDRGQDARVIKAWIDDAPIDPPTALREGIIDELSFPDELDARLERLLGRRIRIEPPDRRKEHAAMFGPPPRVAVLTIEGDLLDGESFTVPLLGRRIAGGTTLAKQVERLRKDDSVRAVVVRIDSGGGSVRAADDIARELDLTRKRKPVVISMGNACASGGYYIATGGQYIYADATTVTGSIGIFYPKFDLSGFAEKIGIGIDQFDFGDHAGLRSWWKPYSEDEREAAQRSIEDGYREFTARVARARSMTPEQVDAVARGRLWSGVRAMELGLVDDYGGLREAIQRARAIAGLRTDEGEITLVPDPPSLLANLKAILGFDLPNPLGASPSARGLGQVALGWALPVPLVRVLRLVPLSLWFGDRPGALALAEETIVFED